A window from Granulicella tundricola MP5ACTX9 encodes these proteins:
- a CDS encoding DHA2 family efflux MFS transporter permease subunit, translated as MPESSGKGSGTNPWLIAVAVMIATFMEVMDTSIASVAVPYIAGSTASTTDEAEWVLTVYLVANAVFLPASNYFAQRFGRKRFLMFSLALFTLASFLCGIAPTLPFILLARIIQGAGGGALQPLSQAILLESFPPAKQGQALGVYALGVVLAPVIGPAFGGYLTDTLSWRWAFYINIPVGILALVLQSKFLPDSKPEGKKAGAFDGIGFGLLGLWIGCLQFILDKGQEDDWFADARIRWAAGILIVTFVLFLIREFRHKKPLVDLRAFSDRNLAIGCALVFALGAVLYGLTTILPVFYQTLLGYSATASGFAVSPRGLGSVAASLIVGALVSKFDARWMVAAGFAVLGVSGLWLADLTLDISPSTEFWPIAVSGIGLAMIFVPLSKVALATVGKKGTGNASGIFNFLRNVGGSIGISAANTIAQRHLQSHRNDLVRTYTGASWILRRQLTLLSQRLSAHAGLAGHTATLRGFSITSTTLNAQAQLYAYVDVLRYFGFICLICVPFAFLLSKPAKDAQGAG; from the coding sequence GTGCCTGAGAGTAGCGGCAAGGGCAGCGGCACCAATCCATGGCTCATTGCGGTGGCGGTCATGATCGCTACCTTCATGGAGGTCATGGATACCTCCATCGCCAGCGTCGCCGTACCCTACATTGCAGGCAGCACCGCCTCCACCACGGATGAAGCCGAGTGGGTCCTAACCGTTTATCTCGTCGCCAACGCCGTCTTCCTCCCCGCCAGCAACTACTTCGCGCAACGCTTCGGCCGCAAGCGATTCCTCATGTTCTCGCTTGCCCTCTTTACCCTCGCGTCTTTCCTCTGCGGCATTGCCCCCACCCTCCCCTTCATCCTCCTGGCGAGAATTATTCAAGGCGCAGGCGGCGGTGCCCTGCAGCCTCTCTCCCAGGCCATCCTCCTTGAAAGCTTTCCGCCCGCCAAGCAAGGCCAGGCCCTCGGTGTCTACGCGCTCGGAGTCGTACTCGCACCCGTCATCGGCCCAGCCTTCGGCGGCTATCTCACCGACACCCTCTCCTGGCGCTGGGCCTTCTACATCAACATTCCCGTTGGCATCCTTGCACTCGTCCTCCAGAGCAAATTCCTGCCTGACTCCAAGCCTGAAGGCAAGAAAGCTGGAGCCTTCGATGGCATCGGCTTCGGCCTCCTCGGTCTCTGGATCGGCTGCCTCCAGTTCATCCTCGATAAAGGCCAGGAGGACGACTGGTTCGCTGACGCACGCATTCGCTGGGCCGCCGGCATCCTCATCGTCACCTTCGTTCTCTTCCTCATTCGTGAGTTCCGCCACAAAAAGCCCCTCGTCGATCTCCGCGCTTTCTCGGACCGCAACCTCGCCATCGGCTGCGCTCTCGTCTTTGCCCTTGGCGCCGTCCTCTACGGCTTGACCACCATCCTGCCGGTCTTCTATCAGACGCTGCTCGGATATAGTGCCACCGCCAGCGGCTTTGCAGTCAGCCCGCGCGGTCTCGGCAGTGTGGCCGCCTCCCTCATCGTCGGCGCGCTGGTCTCCAAGTTTGACGCCCGCTGGATGGTCGCCGCAGGCTTCGCAGTCCTCGGAGTCTCAGGGCTGTGGCTCGCGGATCTCACCCTCGATATCTCTCCATCCACGGAGTTCTGGCCCATCGCCGTCAGCGGCATCGGCCTCGCCATGATCTTCGTACCACTCAGCAAGGTTGCCCTCGCAACAGTCGGCAAGAAGGGCACGGGCAACGCCAGCGGCATCTTCAACTTCCTCAGAAACGTCGGCGGGTCCATCGGCATCTCGGCGGCCAATACCATCGCCCAGCGCCACCTCCAGTCCCATCGCAACGACCTGGTCAGAACCTATACCGGCGCAAGCTGGATTCTTCGGCGTCAACTCACTCTACTCAGCCAGCGCCTCTCTGCTCATGCAGGTCTCGCAGGCCACACCGCAACGCTGCGAGGTTTCTCCATCACCAGCACCACACTGAATGCGCAGGCGCAGCTCTATGCCTATGTGGATGTGTTGCGCTACTTCGGCTTTATCTGCCTCATCTGCGTACCGTTCGCCTTCCTCCTCAGCAAGCCGGCGAAGGACGCGCAGGGTGCCGGCTGA
- a CDS encoding MFS transporter → MTDTMNKARLSEDREIETDLPQRMDRLPWSSWHVRIITALGTSWLLDGLEVTLVGSLSGILESKQGLSLSDPQVTAAATTYLAGAVIGALLFGHLTDRLGRKKLFLVTLATYSVATVCTAFSHGFLFFAVCRFFTGLGIGGEYAAINSAVDELIPGKVRGTVDLFVNGTFWVGASVGSVTALVLLGGSLFPQATSWRYAFGIGGGLGLLVLLLRLAVPESPRWLMLRGREEEAETIVRDVEQRVTTSSGKALTRPEGEKLKITFRDHTPWKEIFVNMLGENRQRSFLGLALMIAQSFFFNAVFFTYALVGKRFFHVPDQKLPLQLLPFAIASFLGPFVLGPLFDRIGRKPMITATYAVAGILLGAICLPFATGSLGLRGLGICFSIIFFVASSAASAAYLTVSEIFPLEIRAFAIALFYAIGTCIGGVGAPLLFGVLIHTGSKPAVAAGYALGAALMVGAAVLEAIIGVEAAGKSLESVSKPLQSK, encoded by the coding sequence ATGACTGACACCATGAACAAAGCACGGCTGAGTGAGGATCGAGAGATCGAAACCGATCTGCCTCAGCGCATGGATCGCCTGCCCTGGTCCTCCTGGCATGTGCGCATCATCACGGCGCTTGGAACCTCCTGGCTTCTTGATGGACTGGAGGTGACGCTGGTCGGCTCTCTGTCTGGCATTCTTGAGAGCAAGCAAGGGCTTTCGCTCAGCGATCCTCAGGTCACTGCTGCCGCGACCACCTATCTGGCCGGAGCCGTAATCGGTGCGCTGCTTTTCGGCCATCTCACCGATCGTCTCGGCCGCAAGAAACTCTTTCTAGTGACGTTGGCAACATACTCTGTTGCCACGGTATGCACGGCGTTCTCGCATGGGTTTCTTTTCTTTGCTGTCTGCCGCTTTTTCACCGGGCTTGGGATCGGCGGGGAGTATGCGGCGATCAACTCCGCAGTCGACGAATTGATTCCGGGTAAGGTGCGCGGCACGGTGGATCTTTTCGTCAATGGGACTTTCTGGGTTGGAGCGTCGGTCGGTTCCGTCACTGCGCTCGTGCTCCTTGGGGGGAGTCTGTTCCCGCAAGCCACAAGTTGGCGTTACGCGTTCGGGATCGGCGGAGGCCTTGGGCTTCTTGTTCTGCTCCTTCGACTCGCGGTCCCTGAGAGTCCCCGTTGGTTGATGCTGCGAGGCCGTGAAGAAGAGGCAGAGACGATCGTCCGTGACGTCGAGCAGCGTGTAACAACCTCCTCCGGCAAGGCGCTGACTCGACCAGAAGGTGAGAAGCTGAAGATCACCTTTCGCGACCATACTCCATGGAAAGAGATCTTCGTGAACATGTTGGGTGAGAACCGCCAACGTTCTTTTCTTGGGCTTGCTCTGATGATTGCCCAATCATTCTTCTTCAACGCGGTCTTCTTCACGTACGCGCTTGTCGGCAAACGGTTCTTTCATGTGCCCGACCAAAAGCTTCCTTTGCAGCTCTTGCCGTTTGCGATCGCAAGTTTCCTCGGGCCGTTTGTGCTCGGCCCGCTTTTTGACAGAATTGGGCGTAAGCCGATGATCACCGCGACGTATGCCGTTGCTGGCATCCTGCTTGGCGCAATCTGCCTTCCCTTTGCCACGGGCTCGCTTGGACTCAGGGGGCTGGGCATCTGCTTCAGCATCATCTTCTTTGTTGCATCCTCAGCGGCGAGCGCAGCCTATCTGACGGTGTCCGAGATCTTTCCGCTGGAGATCCGCGCTTTTGCAATCGCCCTGTTCTATGCGATTGGGACCTGCATTGGAGGCGTGGGCGCTCCGCTGCTGTTTGGGGTGCTGATTCATACCGGCTCGAAGCCGGCGGTTGCCGCCGGATACGCGCTGGGTGCTGCTCTGATGGTTGGAGCCGCTGTGCTTGAGGCGATCATCGGGGTGGAAGCTGCGGGCAAAAGTCTTGAGTCAGTCTCCAAGCCATTGCAGAGCAAGTGA
- a CDS encoding DUF421 domain-containing protein, which produces MTLFEFVIVFLIGGVIILATVGHDRSVTNCAMAILTVGLLHRSVSYAKTKSSTFGAIVDGTPLVAVKDGAWQAEVMTGMSLAPEDIMAAARLKGVKSIFNVKYAVLERNGAISIIKVEKE; this is translated from the coding sequence ATGACACTGTTCGAGTTTGTTATCGTCTTCCTGATCGGCGGCGTGATTATCCTCGCGACCGTAGGTCATGACCGTTCCGTCACCAACTGTGCGATGGCGATTCTGACTGTAGGCCTTCTTCATCGATCCGTCTCCTATGCGAAGACGAAGTCCTCCACTTTCGGGGCTATCGTCGATGGTACGCCGCTGGTCGCGGTGAAGGATGGAGCCTGGCAAGCTGAGGTCATGACCGGCATGAGCCTGGCTCCGGAGGACATCATGGCCGCTGCCCGTCTCAAAGGTGTCAAGTCGATCTTCAACGTGAAGTACGCCGTCCTGGAGCGCAATGGTGCAATCAGCATCATCAAGGTGGAGAAGGAATAA
- a CDS encoding DUF421 domain-containing protein, whose amino-acid sequence MAAVLRAFFFYIFLVFIVRVVGRRPGKQITPFEFVLVFFMGGLALTAMVGDDASLTNALLQIITIAFAHYWVAFLRSRSNRLARLFDGTPLILLEDGLWRAETLSKMGIQDDDVMATARDQGILTLDQIDLAILERNGEISIVKKEAE is encoded by the coding sequence GTGGCTGCGGTGTTGAGAGCATTCTTCTTCTATATTTTTCTTGTCTTTATCGTGCGCGTCGTGGGCCGGCGTCCAGGCAAGCAGATCACCCCGTTTGAGTTTGTGCTGGTTTTCTTCATGGGTGGTCTCGCGCTTACGGCGATGGTCGGCGACGATGCTTCGCTCACGAATGCCCTGCTTCAGATCATCACGATTGCCTTTGCGCATTATTGGGTTGCGTTTCTGCGTTCGCGTTCCAACCGGCTTGCGCGGCTTTTTGATGGCACTCCACTGATCCTGCTTGAAGACGGTCTGTGGAGAGCGGAGACACTCTCAAAGATGGGCATACAGGATGACGACGTGATGGCGACGGCGCGCGATCAGGGGATTCTCACGCTCGACCAGATTGACTTGGCCATCCTTGAACGTAACGGGGAGATCAGCATCGTGAAGAAGGAAGCAGAATGA